A genome region from Apus apus isolate bApuApu2 chromosome 2, bApuApu2.pri.cur, whole genome shotgun sequence includes the following:
- the PDIA4 gene encoding protein disulfide-isomerase A4 isoform X2, with protein sequence MRLSGVWALVLLLGLAQLALLARAEEEDGDDRESVTKEADDDDDDDDDDDEDDDSEVKEENGVLVLNDANFDTFTADKDTVLLEFYAPWCGHCKQFAPEYEKIAKTLKENDPPIPVAKVDATAATSLASRFDVSGYPTIKILKKGQPVDYDGSRTEDAIVAKVKEVSDPNWTPPPEATLVLTQDNFDDVVNGADIILVEFYAPWCGHCKRLAPEYEKAAQELSKRTPPIPLAKVDATAETELAKKFDVTGYPTLKIFRKGKPYDYSGPREKYGIVDYMIEQAGPPSKQIQATKQVQEFLRDGDDVIIIGVFSGENDKAYQLYQEAANGLREDYKFHHTFSSEIAKLLKTSPGKLVVMQPEKFHSKHEPKMHVLDLKDSTDGSEIKEHVLKHALPLVGHRKPSNDAKRYAKRPLVVVYYSVDFSFDYRVATQYWRGKVLEVAKDFPEYVFAVSDEEDYSSEIKDLGLLESGEDVNVAILDEGGKKYAMEPEEFDSDVLRQFVLAFKKGKLKPIVKSQPVPKNNKGPVKVVVGKTFDTIVMDPKNDVLIEFYAPWCGHCKKLEPVYTELGKKYKNEKNLVIAKMDATANDVTSDHYKVEGFPTIYFAPRDKKKNPIKFEGGDRDLEHLSKFIEEHATKLSRTKEEL encoded by the exons AGTCTGTTACAAAAGAAGCTGATGATGATGACGATGATGATGACGAcgatgatgaagatgatgacTCTGaagttaaagaagaaaatggtgtATTGGTCTTGAATGATGCAAACTTTGATACCTTTACTGCAGACAAGGACACTGTGCTGCTGGAGTTCTATGCACCATG GTGTGGGCACTGCAAGCAGTTTGCTCCTGAATATGAAAAGATAGccaaaacactgaaggaaaatgaCCCTCCTATTCCAGTTGCCAAAGTAGATGCTACTGCAGCCACTTCACTAGCAAGTCGTTTTGATGTCAGTGGCTACCCAACCATCAAAATCCTGAAAAAAGGCCAGCCTGTTGACTATGATGGTTCTCGGACAGAAGATG CCATTGTGGCCAAAGTCAAGGAGGTTTCTGATCCAAATTGGACCCCTCCACCAGAAGCTACCCTGGTATTGACCCAGGATAATTTTGACGACGTTGTGAATGGTGCTGACATAATCCTGGTGGAGTTCTATGCTCCATG GTGTGGACACTGCAAAAGGCTTGCTCCAGAATATGAGAAGGCTGCCCAGGAGCTCAGCAAGCGCACACCTCCTATTCCCCTGGCTAAAGTCGATGCCACTGCTGAAACTGAGCTTGCAAAGAAGTTTGATGTTACTGGCTACCCAACTCTGAAAATCTTCCGCAAGGGCAAACCTTATGACTACAGTGGTCCACGGGAAAAATATG GTATTGTTGACTACATGATTGAACAGGCTGGTCCTCCATCCAAACAGATTCAGGCTACCAAGCAGGTACAAGAATTTCTGAGGGATGGGGATGATGTCATCATCATTGGTGTCTTTAGTGGAGAGAATGACAAAGCCTACCAACTCTATCAGGAAGCAg ctAATGGTTTAAGAGAAGATTACAAGTTCCACCACACCTTCAGCAGTGAGATTGCAAAGCTATTGAAGACATCTCCAGGAAAACTGGTTGTCATGCAGCCAGAAAAATTTCATTCAAAGCACGAGCCCAAGATGCATGTTTTGGATCTTAAA GATTCTACAGATGGATCAGAGATTAAAGAGCACGTGCTAAAACATGCTTTGCCTCTAGTTGGTCATCGCAAGCCTTCCAATGATGCTAAAAGATATGCAAAGCGTCCTCTAGTGGTTGTCTATTATTCTGTAGACTTCAGTTTTGACTACCGTGTTG CTACCCAGTACTGGAGAGGCAAAGTCCTGGAAGTGGCCAAAGACTTCCCTGAAtatgtttttgctgtttctgatgAGGAAGACtattcttctgaaataaaagactTGGGCCTTCTTGAGAGTGGAGAGGATGTCAATGTTGCCATTCTGGATGAAGGTGGCAAGAAATACGCCATGGAGCCAGAGGAGTTTGACTCTGATGTACTCAGGCAGTTTGTGCTGGCATTCAAAAAAG GAAAACTGAAGCCTATTGTGAAGTCCCAGCCAGTGCCAAAAAATAACAAAGGGCCCGTGAAAGTGGTAGTGGGTAAAACTTTTGATACCATAGTAATGGATCCAAAGAATGATGTTCTCATAGAGTTCTATGCCCCGTGGTGTGGACACTGCAAGAAACTAGAACCGGTGTATACTGAGCTAGGCAAAAAATAcaagaatgagaaaaatctAGTCATAGCCAAGATGGATGCTACTGCCAACGACGTGACAAGTGACCACTACAAAGTGGAGGGATTCCCCACTATCTACTTCGCTCCAAGGgacaagaagaaaaaccctATTAAATTTGAAGGCGGGGACAGAGATTTAGAACATTTGAGCAAATTTATAGAGGAGCATGCAACGAAACTCTCCAGAACAAAAGAAGAGCTTTAG
- the PDIA4 gene encoding protein disulfide-isomerase A4 isoform X3 produces MRLSGVWALVLLLGLAQLALLARAEEEDGDDRESVTKEADDDDDDDDDDDEDDDSEVKEENGVLVLNDANFDTFTADKDTVLLEFYAPWCGHCKQFAPEYEKIAKTLKENDPPIPVAKVDATAATSLASRFDVSGYPTIKILKKGQPVDYDGSRTEDAIVAKVKEVSDPNWTPPPEATLVLTQDNFDDVVNGADIILVEFYAPCFLSPLLGVDTAKGLLQNMRRLPRSSASAHLLFPWLKSMPLLKLSLQRSIVDYMIEQAGPPSKQIQATKQVQEFLRDGDDVIIIGVFSGENDKAYQLYQEAANGLREDYKFHHTFSSEIAKLLKTSPGKLVVMQPEKFHSKHEPKMHVLDLKDSTDGSEIKEHVLKHALPLVGHRKPSNDAKRYAKRPLVVVYYSVDFSFDYRVATQYWRGKVLEVAKDFPEYVFAVSDEEDYSSEIKDLGLLESGEDVNVAILDEGGKKYAMEPEEFDSDVLRQFVLAFKKGKLKPIVKSQPVPKNNKGPVKVVVGKTFDTIVMDPKNDVLIEFYAPWCGHCKKLEPVYTELGKKYKNEKNLVIAKMDATANDVTSDHYKVEGFPTIYFAPRDKKKNPIKFEGGDRDLEHLSKFIEEHATKLSRTKEEL; encoded by the exons AGTCTGTTACAAAAGAAGCTGATGATGATGACGATGATGATGACGAcgatgatgaagatgatgacTCTGaagttaaagaagaaaatggtgtATTGGTCTTGAATGATGCAAACTTTGATACCTTTACTGCAGACAAGGACACTGTGCTGCTGGAGTTCTATGCACCATG GTGTGGGCACTGCAAGCAGTTTGCTCCTGAATATGAAAAGATAGccaaaacactgaaggaaaatgaCCCTCCTATTCCAGTTGCCAAAGTAGATGCTACTGCAGCCACTTCACTAGCAAGTCGTTTTGATGTCAGTGGCTACCCAACCATCAAAATCCTGAAAAAAGGCCAGCCTGTTGACTATGATGGTTCTCGGACAGAAGATG CCATTGTGGCCAAAGTCAAGGAGGTTTCTGATCCAAATTGGACCCCTCCACCAGAAGCTACCCTGGTATTGACCCAGGATAATTTTGACGACGTTGTGAATGGTGCTGACATAATCCTGGTGGAGTTCTATGCTCCATG cttcctctctcctttacTAGGTGTGGACACTGCAAAAGGCTTGCTCCAGAATATGAGAAGGCTGCCCAGGAGCTCAGCAAGCGCACACCTCCTATTCCCCTGGCTAAAGTCGATGCCACTGCTGAAACTGAGCTTGCAAAGAA GTATTGTTGACTACATGATTGAACAGGCTGGTCCTCCATCCAAACAGATTCAGGCTACCAAGCAGGTACAAGAATTTCTGAGGGATGGGGATGATGTCATCATCATTGGTGTCTTTAGTGGAGAGAATGACAAAGCCTACCAACTCTATCAGGAAGCAg ctAATGGTTTAAGAGAAGATTACAAGTTCCACCACACCTTCAGCAGTGAGATTGCAAAGCTATTGAAGACATCTCCAGGAAAACTGGTTGTCATGCAGCCAGAAAAATTTCATTCAAAGCACGAGCCCAAGATGCATGTTTTGGATCTTAAA GATTCTACAGATGGATCAGAGATTAAAGAGCACGTGCTAAAACATGCTTTGCCTCTAGTTGGTCATCGCAAGCCTTCCAATGATGCTAAAAGATATGCAAAGCGTCCTCTAGTGGTTGTCTATTATTCTGTAGACTTCAGTTTTGACTACCGTGTTG CTACCCAGTACTGGAGAGGCAAAGTCCTGGAAGTGGCCAAAGACTTCCCTGAAtatgtttttgctgtttctgatgAGGAAGACtattcttctgaaataaaagactTGGGCCTTCTTGAGAGTGGAGAGGATGTCAATGTTGCCATTCTGGATGAAGGTGGCAAGAAATACGCCATGGAGCCAGAGGAGTTTGACTCTGATGTACTCAGGCAGTTTGTGCTGGCATTCAAAAAAG GAAAACTGAAGCCTATTGTGAAGTCCCAGCCAGTGCCAAAAAATAACAAAGGGCCCGTGAAAGTGGTAGTGGGTAAAACTTTTGATACCATAGTAATGGATCCAAAGAATGATGTTCTCATAGAGTTCTATGCCCCGTGGTGTGGACACTGCAAGAAACTAGAACCGGTGTATACTGAGCTAGGCAAAAAATAcaagaatgagaaaaatctAGTCATAGCCAAGATGGATGCTACTGCCAACGACGTGACAAGTGACCACTACAAAGTGGAGGGATTCCCCACTATCTACTTCGCTCCAAGGgacaagaagaaaaaccctATTAAATTTGAAGGCGGGGACAGAGATTTAGAACATTTGAGCAAATTTATAGAGGAGCATGCAACGAAACTCTCCAGAACAAAAGAAGAGCTTTAG
- the PDIA4 gene encoding protein disulfide-isomerase A4 isoform X1, producing MRLSGVWALVLLLGLAQLALLARAEEEDGDDRESVTKEADDDDDDDDDDDEDDDSEVKEENGVLVLNDANFDTFTADKDTVLLEFYAPWCGHCKQFAPEYEKIAKTLKENDPPIPVAKVDATAATSLASRFDVSGYPTIKILKKGQPVDYDGSRTEDAIVAKVKEVSDPNWTPPPEATLVLTQDNFDDVVNGADIILVEFYAPWCGHCKRLAPEYEKAAQELSKRTPPIPLAKVDATAETELAKKFDVTGYPTLKIFRKGKPYDYSGPREKYGIVDYMIEQAGPPSKQIQATKQVQEFLRDGDDVIIIGVFSGENDKAYQLYQEAANGLREDYKFHHTFSSEIAKLLKTSPGKLVVMQPEKFHSKHEPKMHVLDLKQDSTDGSEIKEHVLKHALPLVGHRKPSNDAKRYAKRPLVVVYYSVDFSFDYRVATQYWRGKVLEVAKDFPEYVFAVSDEEDYSSEIKDLGLLESGEDVNVAILDEGGKKYAMEPEEFDSDVLRQFVLAFKKGKLKPIVKSQPVPKNNKGPVKVVVGKTFDTIVMDPKNDVLIEFYAPWCGHCKKLEPVYTELGKKYKNEKNLVIAKMDATANDVTSDHYKVEGFPTIYFAPRDKKKNPIKFEGGDRDLEHLSKFIEEHATKLSRTKEEL from the exons AGTCTGTTACAAAAGAAGCTGATGATGATGACGATGATGATGACGAcgatgatgaagatgatgacTCTGaagttaaagaagaaaatggtgtATTGGTCTTGAATGATGCAAACTTTGATACCTTTACTGCAGACAAGGACACTGTGCTGCTGGAGTTCTATGCACCATG GTGTGGGCACTGCAAGCAGTTTGCTCCTGAATATGAAAAGATAGccaaaacactgaaggaaaatgaCCCTCCTATTCCAGTTGCCAAAGTAGATGCTACTGCAGCCACTTCACTAGCAAGTCGTTTTGATGTCAGTGGCTACCCAACCATCAAAATCCTGAAAAAAGGCCAGCCTGTTGACTATGATGGTTCTCGGACAGAAGATG CCATTGTGGCCAAAGTCAAGGAGGTTTCTGATCCAAATTGGACCCCTCCACCAGAAGCTACCCTGGTATTGACCCAGGATAATTTTGACGACGTTGTGAATGGTGCTGACATAATCCTGGTGGAGTTCTATGCTCCATG GTGTGGACACTGCAAAAGGCTTGCTCCAGAATATGAGAAGGCTGCCCAGGAGCTCAGCAAGCGCACACCTCCTATTCCCCTGGCTAAAGTCGATGCCACTGCTGAAACTGAGCTTGCAAAGAAGTTTGATGTTACTGGCTACCCAACTCTGAAAATCTTCCGCAAGGGCAAACCTTATGACTACAGTGGTCCACGGGAAAAATATG GTATTGTTGACTACATGATTGAACAGGCTGGTCCTCCATCCAAACAGATTCAGGCTACCAAGCAGGTACAAGAATTTCTGAGGGATGGGGATGATGTCATCATCATTGGTGTCTTTAGTGGAGAGAATGACAAAGCCTACCAACTCTATCAGGAAGCAg ctAATGGTTTAAGAGAAGATTACAAGTTCCACCACACCTTCAGCAGTGAGATTGCAAAGCTATTGAAGACATCTCCAGGAAAACTGGTTGTCATGCAGCCAGAAAAATTTCATTCAAAGCACGAGCCCAAGATGCATGTTTTGGATCTTAAA CAGGATTCTACAGATGGATCAGAGATTAAAGAGCACGTGCTAAAACATGCTTTGCCTCTAGTTGGTCATCGCAAGCCTTCCAATGATGCTAAAAGATATGCAAAGCGTCCTCTAGTGGTTGTCTATTATTCTGTAGACTTCAGTTTTGACTACCGTGTTG CTACCCAGTACTGGAGAGGCAAAGTCCTGGAAGTGGCCAAAGACTTCCCTGAAtatgtttttgctgtttctgatgAGGAAGACtattcttctgaaataaaagactTGGGCCTTCTTGAGAGTGGAGAGGATGTCAATGTTGCCATTCTGGATGAAGGTGGCAAGAAATACGCCATGGAGCCAGAGGAGTTTGACTCTGATGTACTCAGGCAGTTTGTGCTGGCATTCAAAAAAG GAAAACTGAAGCCTATTGTGAAGTCCCAGCCAGTGCCAAAAAATAACAAAGGGCCCGTGAAAGTGGTAGTGGGTAAAACTTTTGATACCATAGTAATGGATCCAAAGAATGATGTTCTCATAGAGTTCTATGCCCCGTGGTGTGGACACTGCAAGAAACTAGAACCGGTGTATACTGAGCTAGGCAAAAAATAcaagaatgagaaaaatctAGTCATAGCCAAGATGGATGCTACTGCCAACGACGTGACAAGTGACCACTACAAAGTGGAGGGATTCCCCACTATCTACTTCGCTCCAAGGgacaagaagaaaaaccctATTAAATTTGAAGGCGGGGACAGAGATTTAGAACATTTGAGCAAATTTATAGAGGAGCATGCAACGAAACTCTCCAGAACAAAAGAAGAGCTTTAG